TGGGGCGGCCCGGCGGTGCTTGGCGGGTTGCGGCCGTCGCGTGGTCGGGCTTCGGGCCCCGCTGGTCACTCCCGGTGGGTGGTGTTCTCAGTCGAGGGCGAGGTACTCCGCCGGCGGCTCGACCAACTCGGGCCGCTCGACCGGGTATCGGTCGCCGTGGATCGCCAGCATGGCCCAGTGCCACGCCTCGTCGTGGAAGACGAGACCGCGATGTGGCGTATCGCTGGGCTCGTAGGGATACCAGTCCAGCGCCGCTGCCCAGGCGTCCGACGGTGTCAGGCCGCCGTGATGCTGCATCGTCCACGCATAGCGACGTCGTTCGCCGTGCAGGCACTCCTCGTACTGGGCTTCGCTCCACGACATGTCACGAGACCCTACGACCCGTAGCCGGTGCCGTTCGTAGACCGTTTCCCACGGTCCGAAGCGTTCCGGCAGGTCACGCCACTGCACCCCAGTCCGTACCCGACACAGGATGCCGTCGATCACCTGGCGGTGGTCCCGCCGCCGGCCGCACCGGCCGTTGCTCGCGGGCAGGAACGGCCGCAGCCGGTCCCACGCCTCGTCCGTCAAGTCCCCGCGAACGGTCATGCTGCGGAAAACGAGTTCTGCCGTCTGATCAGCACGGCCTACGCTTCCATGGTCGATGACACCGCATCTCCAACGTGACGGGGGTATCGATGTGGAGGTGAACAGCGGCAGTGGCCTTGCATCGTGGGAACGGTTGCGTGGCTACGTCTTCCGGCCGTATCGCGGCCACGACGACCATGGCGCGATGGCCGCTGTGCGGCTGGGCTGTGCCCAGCGGGATCGGGCCGACGCCCGCTCGGTTGTGGAAGGAATCCCGACGGCAGCCGAGATCGCCGAATCCTGCGCCAGACTGGACGACCCATCCGAGAACCAGGTCCTGGTGGAGCACGACGGTGGCGTCGTCGGCTACTCGACGATCAGGTGGTGGCACGAGCGGGACGGGACATGGCTGTACCTGCACCGCGGCTACCTGCTGCCCGAGCACCGCGGCCAGGGCATCGGCTCGGCCATGCTCAACTGGGCAGAAAGCCGTATCCGCCAGCTCGTGCAGCAGCATGGAACCGCGCAGACGGCCGTGATCGGCGCGAACGCCATGGCCTCCGAACAGGAGGCAACGGCGCTGCTGCTCGAAACGGGATACCGGCGTGTCTTCAGCCTGGTGGAGCTGGAGCTGTCCGATCTGCGACAGCTCTCCGACGGCAAGCCGTTGCCGGCCGGCATCCGAGTCGGTGCGGTCGATCCGAGCAGCTACCGTGCGGCCTGGAAGACGGTCGTTGATTCGTATGCGGATGCCGCCTTCACCCAGAGGTGGACGTTCGAGAGCTTCCTCGCCACTGCCGCCCCGACCTGCTGGCGGGCCGCTTGGGACGGGGAGAGTATGGCCGGGGTCGCCTTGTGCTCCATCGTCGGCACGACCCCGCTGTGGGCGAAGTCGAAGAACTGAGCGTCCGGGCAGAGTCGAGGCGTCTGGGACTTGGGCGGGCCCTGCTGCTGGACGGGCTGCGATGTCTTCGCGAGCACGGTGCGGAGACCGCCCGGTTGTACACCGGGACTGCGAATCCGCACCGGTCCTACGACCTCTACGAGAGCGTAGGGTTCCGGCGCCAGAACGAGCACGTCCGCTACCGCAAGCCGGTCGCTGTCTGACTTCCAGCGTCAGCGACGGGATCACGTCGGTGATGTTGAACTGGCCGAAGTGGGACTCGTGCAGGAAGCGGTCGACGTTTTCGGCCTTCTCGGACCGTTGGCCCTCTGTAATCCACGCCAGGAGCCTCTTCGACGCTCCGTGACCGGACGGAGCAGCCGCCGGCGATCGAGTGCACCGACATCCTCGCGGCCAAGACCCCCAGCGGTTCCCTCTCCACCCACCGGGAGTGACCAGCGGGGCCTGAAGCCCGACCACGCGACGGCCGCAACCCGCTATGCCGACCCGGGCCGCCCCATTCAACTGCCGCGCGACCCCACCCAGGGAAACGGTCCCACCCACCCCTGCCACGAGCCGAGCCCCCACCCACCGGCCCGCGCAGCCGGCACCCGCCCGGCCGATGCCCGGCCTCGCCACCACCCCCGCACCTGCCATCCGCCTACGGCGGGACGCGTCCCCGGTGTCCCCGCGTGGACCCCCGCCCCCGGCCGCCCTCCGAGAGGTCTTTCGCGCCTGGAGGTGCCGGGTCAAGGGTGGGCGCAGCCCATCGCGCAGCGACGCCGGAGGCGCCCTTGACGCGGCGCCGGAAGGTGCGACTCTCGGAAAGAGGGCGGCCGCGCCAGAAGCCCACGAGGGTGGATACGCCGGTGCCGCCCGGCTCGCTTTCATGCGCCCGAGGATCCAAGTTCCTTCGAACGAGGGGCAGTTACCCGATTTCGGACCTTTCGCGGGCGGTGCCCCGTTACTGTCGGCAGCAGCCGACATTGGGGGTGACCGCTTCGTGGTCAACATCCGTAGCCTTGACCCGTCCGCCTCGCCGCTGGACTACTACGGATCCGAACTCCGCCGCCTCAGAGAGGACTCCGGGCTCAGCCAGAGCCAGCTCGGTGCCGTCGTCTTCTGTACGGGTTCGCTGATCGGCCAGATCGAGACGGCGAAGAAGGTCCCGACGCGGGAGTTCTCGGAGCGGATCGACGCGGCGCTGATGACGGGCGGGTTCTTCACGCGGCTGGTGGGGCTGGTGCTGCGGAGCCAGTTGCCGACGTGGTTCCAGGAGTTCGCCGAGCTGGAGGCGAAGGCGGCGTACATCTCGACGTACCAGTCGCAGATGATCTACGGGCTGCTCCAGACGGAGGCGTACGCGCGGGCGGTACTGAGCGTCGAGCAGACCGATCGCCTGGAAGAGATGCTCGCCGGTCGCATGGAGCGGCAGCGAATCCTGCAAGGTGCGCATCCACCGATGCTCTGCGTGGTGCTCGACGAGGCCGCGCTGCGCCGGGAGATCGGTGGGCAGGAGGTTATGCGGGCGCAGCTGGAGCACCTGCTGAGTTTCGGCAGCGAACCGTGGGTGCAGATCCAGGTTCTGCCGAACACGGTGGGGGAGCACCCGGGTCTGCTTGGTTCATTCACCCTTCTGAGGTTCGAGAAAGACCCTGACCTTTTCTACTGCGAGAGCTACGACTCGGGGCACATGACCGTCAATTCCCACGTGATCAGGGAACGTTCCTTCGGATACGCTCGCCTGCAGGCGATGGCCGCCTCCCCGAAGGAGTCGGCCGAGCTGATCGCGCGCGTCATGGAGGAACGATATGGACCCGGTGCAGTGGCGTAAGTCGTCGTACAGCGGCCCGAACGGCGGCGAGTGCATCGAGTGCGCCCCCCTCGGCACCGCCTCCTGGCGTAAGTCCTCCTACAGCGGCCCGAACGGCGGCGACTGCGTCGAGGTCGCCGACCTCGCCCCCCACATCGCCGTCCGCGACTCCAAGAACCCCGAAGGCCCCGCCTTCCTCGCCACCCCCGCCGCCTTCGCCATGTTCGTCGAGGCCGCCGCGCAGGGGCGTATCTGACCGGTCTGTCGACCGGTTCACCGGGCCCGATCGCAGCGTGGACCTCACCTTCTTCCGGGGCGATCGGGCCGGCCGTTCCGCGGAGGGTTTCCTCGGCGGGGTTCCGGCCGCGCGGCAGCACGCCGAGCGGCCGGAGCGGCACACCCGGGCCCTGCGCGTCTGGCGTTCCCTGCGGAGGCGGGGCCTCACTCCCCGCTGACGATCTCCCGCGCCATCGCCACCAGCGCCCCCGTCGCCGGGTGCGGGAAGGCGTCGCGCCAGGCCAGGACCACCGGGAGCGGGGGTGCGTCGGGGAGGGGGCGGTAGGTGACGCCCGGGTGGGGGTGGAGGGCCGCCGTCGAGGCGGAGGAGACGCCGATGCCCCGGCCGGCGGCGATCGCCGTGAGCCAGTCGTCGGTGTTGGCGACGGTCAGGGTGGCCGCCGGGCGGGCGGTGGCCGGCCAGAGCGAGAGGGTGGTCGTGCCCGAGACGGTGTTGAGGACGACCGTCTCGTCCGCGAGGTCGCCGAGGGTGAGGCGGGGGCGGTCCGCGAGCGGGTGGTCGTCGGGGAGGGCGGCAACCCGGTCCTCCGTGGCGAGTTCCTCCGTGACCAGGCCGGGCGCGTCCACGGCCCCGCGCAGCAGCGCCGCGTCGACCTCGCCGCGGGCGAGACCGGCGGTGCGGTCGTCGATGCGGAGGAGTTCGAGCGGGGTCTCGGGGTGGGTGCGCCGCCAGCGCCGGAGCAGGGGAGTGGTGTACGGGCCGAAGGCCGACCAGGCGTGCCCGAGGCGCAGCGGGCGGTGGCGCAGGCGCGCCGGGTCGACGGCGGCGTCGAAGGCGGCGAGGGCGGCGGCCGCCCGGTCCTGGAACGCGCGGCCTTCGGCGGTGAGCGCGAGGTGGTGGGTGGAGCGGTCGACGAGCCGGGCGCCGAGGTGCTGTTCCAGGGCGGCGAGGGTGCGGGAGACGGCGGGCTGGGTGAGGTGGAGCCGGGCGGCCGCCCTGGTGAGGCTGGTCTCCTCGGCGATGGCGAGGAAGCAGCGGAGGTGGCGCAGCTCGATGCTCATGCGTCCGGAGCATAACCGCAGCACAATCGGCATTTCCGGTGCCGCGCGGGGGCTCGTAGCGTGAGAGGGGAATCCAGGCTGCCGCCCGTAGGTGGGTGCATTATTCTGGACCGGGGGTCCAATTTGGTGAACTAGCGTGTGGGTGAAGGAGTCGTCGGTGGACAGTCCCGTCAAGGAGGTGGCCCCGGCCGCGGCGCCGCCGGTGCGGGCGGAGGCGGCTCGGTCCTCCGTCGCCGGTCACCGCCTCGCCCCCATCGCGCTCGTCGTCGCCGGTGGGCTCTCCGTGCAGTTCGGCTCCGCCGTCGCCGTGCTCCTGATGCCCCGCGCGGGTGCGCTCGGGGTCGTCACCCTGCGGCTCGTGCTCGCGGCCGCCATCCTGCTGATCGTCTGCCGGCCCAAGGTCCGCGGCTACGGTCGCGCCGACTGGGGGACGATCGTCGCCTTCGGTACGGCCATGGCCGGCATGAACAACCTCTTCTACCTGTCCGCCAGCCGGATCCCGCTGGGCGCCGCCGTGACCCTGGAGGTCCTCGGCCCGCTGATCCTCTCGGTCGTGGCCTCCCGTCGCCTCGTCAACCTCCTGTGGGCCGGGCTCGCCCTCGGCGGTGTCGTCCTCCTCGGGGGCGGGGGCTTCGAGCGGCTCGACCCGCTCGGTGCGGGCTTCGCGCTCGCGGCGGGCGCGATGTGGGCGGCGTACATCGTCTTCAGCGCCCGCACGGGCCGCCGCTTCCCGCAGGCCGACGGGCTCGCGCTCGCCATGGCCTTCGGTGCGGTCATCAGCCTGCCGCTCGGCATCGCGGAGGCCGGCGACAAGCTCCTCGTGCCGTCGACGATCGGCCTGGGCCTCGGCGTCGCGCTGATGTCCTCGGTCCTCCCGTACACCCTGGAACTCCTCGCCCTGCGCCGCCTGCCCGCGCCCACCTTCGCGATCCTGATGAGCCTGGAACCGGCCATCGCGGCCACGGCGGGCTTCCTCGTCCTCCACCAGGCGCTGTCCGCCACCGACGCCCTCGCGATCGCCCTCGTCATCGGGGCGAGCATGGGCGCGGTCCGGACGCAGACGCGCCGCCGGGACGCTCTCTAGAATCCGAGCATGATCGCCGACCTGCAGTGCGTCGTCCTCGACTGTCCCGCGCCCCGTGAACTCTCCGCGTTCTACCGGGCCGTGCTCGGCGGGGACGTCGACCGGCCCGATCCGCGCTGGTCCCTCGGCGAGGGCTGGTCCACGCTGCACACGCCCGGCGGGCTCGTCCTCTGCTTCCAGGGCGTCGCCGGCCACCGCCCGCCGACGTGGCCGGGCCCGGAGCGGCCCCAGCAGTCCCACCTCGACTTCGGCGTCGCCGATCTGGACGCCGCCCAGGAGCAGGTCCTCGCGGCGGGTGCGACGCTGCTCGACGACGGGGCCGGGACGCGGAGCTGGCGCGTCTACGCGGACCCGGCGGGGCATCCGTTCTGCCTGGTCAGGCACTGACCCGATTCCATCGAAGCTTGGCCGCCGGGCTGTTTCCGGGGGCGGGAGCGCCTGTGGATCATGGAGTCGTTCCCAGTCGTACGAAGAGGGGGAGTCGGCCATGGCTCTGGAGATGCGTGACCGGTGCGAGCGCTGCGAGACGGCGGTCCTGACGGCGGACGGGCCCGCCCGGATCTGCTCGTACGAGTGCAGCTACTGCGTGCCCTGCGCCGACGCCATGAACGACGTCTGCCCCAACTGCGGCGGCGAACTCGTCCCGCGTCCGCGTCGGGCCGTCGGGTAGCCGCAGGTAGTCGAAGTTGCGCCTTCGCAGGTCGGCCGGGGGTCCGGCCGACCGTTCATCAGTCTCGCTGATGATAGTTGATACCTTCGCGAAGGTTTTTATTTCATGGGTCCATGACCGCATCCACCAGCTCCACTCCGGAGCCGGCAGCACTGCCGGCTCGTCCCGGGGCCTACCCGGACGGCAGGACCCCCCTCGCCGACGCCGTGCTCGCAGTCGCCCGACGTGACATCGCCACGTTCCACGCGCTGCCGCTCTCGCACGGCCGGTCTATCCGCGACTCCCACATGCGGGAGACCTACGAGGCGCTCTTCGGCGTCGCGCAGCTCGCGGCCGACGTGTCCTACAGCGGCACGATGCTCGATTCCTTCTTCCGGCCACGGGGCCCGCTCCGCGAGGCCCAGCGCCTCGCGGCCCGCAGCTTCGGCGCCGACGCCACCTTCTTCCTCTCCGCCGGCACGAGCACCGCCAACCGGGTCGCCCTGACCGCGCTGACCCAGCCCGGCTCCCGCGTCCTCGCGGACCGCTCCTGCCACCAGTCGGTGCACTTCGCCCTCAACTCGCTCGGCGTCGAGGTCGCGTACGCCCCCATGCAGCGCTGCTGCGACGGCTGCCCCCGGACGTACGCCGACCTGCCCCGGCTCCTGGAGATGTTCCGCGCAGCCGCCGCCGAGGGCCGGCCCTTCGACACCGTCGTCCTCTCCGCCGTCTCCTACGACGGCGTCCGGTACGACCTGCCGACCGTCCTTACCGAACTCGCCTCCGTCCACCCCACGGTGTCGGTCCTGGTCGACGAGGCCTGGGGCGCCGCCCACCGCTTCCACCCCCGGCTGCGCCCGCTCACCGCGCTGCACGCCGTCGAGACCCTGCGCGCCGCCGACCCCCGCTTCGCCCTGAACGTGGCCGTCACCCACTCCGCGCACAAGTCGATGTCCGCACTCCGCCAGGGCTCCTACCTGCACCTCATCGGCGACGGCGAGGCCCAGGAGCGCACCGCCCAGGCCCTCTTCCAGCACCACACCACCTCGCCCAGCTGGCCCGTGCTCGCCAGCCTGGACCTCGCCCGGCTCCAGGCCGAGACCGAGGGCGAGGCCCTCCTCGGCCGCTCCCTCGGGCTCGCCAGCACCCTGCGCGTCGAGCTCGCCACCGACCCGCGGCTCTCCGCGTACCGCCCGCTCGGGCCCGACGGCCACCTCACCGACGCCGCGCAGCTCGTCAGCGACGACCCCACCCGGGTCCTCGTCGACATCAGCGCCCTCGGCATCACGGCGGCCGACTTCCGCCGGATGCTCTTCGACGAGTACGCGCTGTACGTGGCCCGGGAGAGCGGCGACGCCGTCCTCTTCCACATCCACATCGGTGTGGACGAGGCCACCCTGCTGCGCCTGCTCGACGCCCTGCGCACCATCCAGCGCACCTACCGGAGCGCCTCCGCGGCCCTGGCCACGGGTACCTCCGAGCACTTCATCATCGCCTACCCGCCCGGCATCCCCATCACGGTGCCCGGCGAGAAGCTCTGCGAGCGGACGCTCAGTCAGATCGACGAGCTGCGCTCCAGCGGCTGCGAGATCTACACGCTGCGGAACCCGACCGTCTCCGCGCGCGAGCTCGCCGTCCAGGCCGCCGTCACCGGCTCCGTACCGACGACCGTCGATCACCTGCCGGCCCGTGCGAGTACGAGCGAGTCCCGTACGAGTACGAGCGAGTCCCGTCCGGTCGAGTGCCGTACCGAACAGCTCGCCGGTGCCGCCGCCGCCGTCTCGGCCGCCGGCACCACCGCGGCCACCGTCACGGCCGCCGCCACCGCCGTCGTCACCAGCTGATCCGCCACCCCCGATTCCGAGGAGAGCACCTCATGATCAAGATCGCGGACATCCGCAAGCACGCCGCCCGCTGGCCCCAGCGCGTCGCCGTCGTCGACGGCGAGACCCGCATGACCTGGGCGAGCTTCGCCGACAAGGTCAGCCGGGTCGCCTGCGCCATCCAGGACCTGCTGCCCGAGGCCCGGCCCGCCCGCGCGGTCTTCCTCGCCGAGAACAGCTGGGAGCTGGTGGTCTCCATGGCCGCCGTCAGCTCCCTCGGCATCCCCTGCGTCGGCCTCGACTACACCGCCGGGCCCGTCGCCACCACCGCCGCGCTCGACCAGCTGGAGCCGACCGTCGTCATCACCTCGAAGGCCCACCGGGCGCTCGTCGAGGAGTGCGGCTGGCCGGGCGGCAGAGACATCCTCGACATATTCATCGACAGCGAGCCCGTGGGCCTGCCCGACGGCCAGACCGTCTCGGTCAGCTTCACCGACCTCCTCGTGTCGGCGCCGGGCGAACCGCAGCCGGTGGAGCAGCCCTTCGAGGCCTTCTCCTTCACCTCCGGCACCAGCGGCGTCCCCAAGATGGTCGTCCGGCGCACCTCCTTCGAGGCCCGCCGCTTCGCCGACCTCGTCGACCAGTACGCCTTCGACGAAGAGGACGTCCACCTCGTCACCGTGCCGCTCTACCACGCCTCCGGGCCGGGCTGGGCGCGCATCTTCCTCACCCTGGGCGGCACCGTCGTCCTCGGCCCGCACGACGACGCCGGGGAGCTCATCCGCATCATCCAGGACGAGGGCGTCTCCACCACCCTCATGGTGCCGCCCGTCCTGGCCCGGGTCGTCGCCCACCCGAACTCCGAGCACCTGCACAAGACCTCCCGCCTGCACTTCGTGCTCTCCGGCGGCCGGCACCTCAACCGGTGGGTCATCAACAACGCCTGGGACCGCCTCGGGCCGGTGCTCCACCTCTACTACGGGACGACCGAGACCGGCGTGAACGTCATGATCGGCCCCGAGGAGCTGCACGTGGCGCCCTGCCGCTCCGGCCGCCCCATGCCCGGCAACACCGTCGTCGTCCTCGACGCCGACAACAAGCCGCTCCCGAAGGGCAGTCGGGGCCGGGTCGCCATCGCCAGCTACCAGCTGATGGACAGTTACGCGACGAGCGAGCCCGACTTCATGACCCTCGACTACGGCGGCCGTACGCAGCGCTTCCTGCTCACCGGCGACAGCGGGCTCGTCGACGAGGCGGGCCGGCTCGAACTCACCGGCCGCAACGACGGCGTCGCGAAGGCCGAGGCCGGCAAGCCGCTCGACGTCAACATCTTCGGTCTCGAAGCCGACTTGATGGACCTGCCCTGCGTCCGGGAGACCGCCGTCCTGCGGACCAGCCTCCCCGGTGTGGGCGAGGTGCTCGTCGTGCCCTTCACGCCGGTCGCGCCGGAGCGCCAGGAGAGCGGCTACCGGGCGGTCAGCGCCGCCTGCGCCCGCCGGGTGCCCTGCCTCCCGGCGTACGTCGTCCCCGTCGACGCCATCCCGTACAGCCCGACCGGCAAGGTCAGGGCCGCCCAGCTCCTGGAGTCGGTCCTGCCGCTGCTCGACATCCGGCCCGCGGACTCCCGCGAGCCGGAGCCGGCCGGCGTCTGATCCGTACGGCTCCGCCGGTCCGTACGGCTCGGCTGATCCTTACGGCTCCGCTGATCCGTACGGCTGCGCTGACCCGTACGGCTGCGCTGATCCGTACGGCTCCGCCACGGGCCGGGTCCCGTACCCCTCCACAGGGCCCGGCCCCCTCCCCGCCCCTCCCCTCCCTTTCCTCCCACTCCCAGCCGGCTCAGGCCCGACAGGAAGACTCATGAACAGTCAGAACACGTACACGCGAGGCGTCCTCCTCTGCCTCCTGGCCACGGTGTCCTGGGGCGCGATGTTCCCCCTCATGGACTCCACCCTCCAGCACATCGACCCCTTCACCTTCACCGTGATGCGGTACACCATCGCCGGTGCGATGTTCCTGGTCTTCCTGCGGATGCGGGAGGGCAGGGCGGGGCTCCGTCTCAAGGGCGAGCGCATCGGTCTGGCCTGGCTGTTCGGCACGGCCGGCTTCGCGGGCTTCCAGTTCCTGGTCTTCTTCGGCCAGGACCTGATCGGCGCGCGCGGCGCCCTCAACGCCTCGATCATGATGGCGACCATGCCCATGATGGGCTTCCTGGTGAACTGGGTGCTGAAGAAGGTCGTTCCGCCGAAGTTCTCGCTCGTCTTCATCGCGATGTCCTTCGTCGGCACCATCCTCGTCGTCTCCGACGGTGACATCGGCTCGCTGATCGCCGACCCGAAGACGGCCGGCGCCGACGCCCTGCTGCTCTTCGCCGCGCTGTGCTGGGTCGTCTACACCTCGGGCGCGAGCTACTTCCCGACCTGGTCCCCGATCAAGTACACCGCCATCACCACGGTCCTCGGCCTCGCCTCCGCCGCCGTCATCACGGCGATCATCCTGGCCGCCGGCGGCGTCCCGGTCCCGACGGCGGGCGCCGTGGGCTCGATCCTGCCCCAGCTGGCCTACATGAGCGTCATCGCCGGCTTCGTCGGTGTCCTCGGCTGGAACTTCGGCAACCGCTACCTCGGCCCGCTCAACGGCGTCCTGTTCATGGACGTGGTGCCGATCACCGCCTTCGTGATCTCCGCCCTGACCGGTGTCGTCCCGGCCGGCATGCAGATCGTCGGTGCCTCGCTCACCGCCGCGGCGCTGGTCTTCAACAACCTGTACCTGCGCCGGGTGGCCGCCAAGGCCGCGGCGGCCGCCCCGGCCCCGACCCCGACGCCGGTCGTGGCTTCCGGTTCGGGTTCCGGTACGGCGTCCGGTTCGGCGTCCGGTACGAGTTCCGCTTCCGCCCCGGCGCCCGTCGGCTCCGGCAGCAGGTCCTGACCGGTCCCGACCCGCTGAACGCGTACGGCGTGGCCTCCCACATCCGTGGGGGGCCACGCCGTTTTTCCGTCCCTCATGGCGGGCGCGCGGCTGATCAGCCGCGCAACCCTTCGAGGAGGACGGCCCGCAGCTCCTCGTGCCGCTCGGCGAGGTCCTTGCGCCGGCTGAGGACGTCCGAGATGTGCTGCATGCCGAAGAAGGCGGAGACCAGGACGCGGGCCGCCGCGCGCGGTTCCACTCCGGCCCGCAGTTGTCCCGCGTCCCGGGCCTCGGCGATCAGCCGGGTGA
The DNA window shown above is from Streptomyces vietnamensis and carries:
- a CDS encoding VOC family protein, which codes for MIADLQCVVLDCPAPRELSAFYRAVLGGDVDRPDPRWSLGEGWSTLHTPGGLVLCFQGVAGHRPPTWPGPERPQQSHLDFGVADLDAAQEQVLAAGATLLDDGAGTRSWRVYADPAGHPFCLVRH
- a CDS encoding DUF397 domain-containing protein gives rise to the protein MDPVQWRKSSYSGPNGGECIECAPLGTASWRKSSYSGPNGGDCVEVADLAPHIAVRDSKNPEGPAFLATPAAFAMFVEAAAQGRI
- a CDS encoding EamA family transporter, with product MRAEAARSSVAGHRLAPIALVVAGGLSVQFGSAVAVLLMPRAGALGVVTLRLVLAAAILLIVCRPKVRGYGRADWGTIVAFGTAMAGMNNLFYLSASRIPLGAAVTLEVLGPLILSVVASRRLVNLLWAGLALGGVVLLGGGGFERLDPLGAGFALAAGAMWAAYIVFSARTGRRFPQADGLALAMAFGAVISLPLGIAEAGDKLLVPSTIGLGLGVALMSSVLPYTLELLALRRLPAPTFAILMSLEPAIAATAGFLVLHQALSATDALAIALVIGASMGAVRTQTRRRDAL
- a CDS encoding DUF1272 domain-containing protein; the protein is MALEMRDRCERCETAVLTADGPARICSYECSYCVPCADAMNDVCPNCGGELVPRPRRAVG
- a CDS encoding arginine decarboxylase — translated: MTASTSSTPEPAALPARPGAYPDGRTPLADAVLAVARRDIATFHALPLSHGRSIRDSHMRETYEALFGVAQLAADVSYSGTMLDSFFRPRGPLREAQRLAARSFGADATFFLSAGTSTANRVALTALTQPGSRVLADRSCHQSVHFALNSLGVEVAYAPMQRCCDGCPRTYADLPRLLEMFRAAAAEGRPFDTVVLSAVSYDGVRYDLPTVLTELASVHPTVSVLVDEAWGAAHRFHPRLRPLTALHAVETLRAADPRFALNVAVTHSAHKSMSALRQGSYLHLIGDGEAQERTAQALFQHHTTSPSWPVLASLDLARLQAETEGEALLGRSLGLASTLRVELATDPRLSAYRPLGPDGHLTDAAQLVSDDPTRVLVDISALGITAADFRRMLFDEYALYVARESGDAVLFHIHIGVDEATLLRLLDALRTIQRTYRSASAALATGTSEHFIIAYPPGIPITVPGEKLCERTLSQIDELRSSGCEIYTLRNPTVSARELAVQAAVTGSVPTTVDHLPARASTSESRTSTSESRPVECRTEQLAGAAAAVSAAGTTAATVTAAATAVVTS
- a CDS encoding helix-turn-helix domain-containing protein; the protein is MVNIRSLDPSASPLDYYGSELRRLREDSGLSQSQLGAVVFCTGSLIGQIETAKKVPTREFSERIDAALMTGGFFTRLVGLVLRSQLPTWFQEFAELEAKAAYISTYQSQMIYGLLQTEAYARAVLSVEQTDRLEEMLAGRMERQRILQGAHPPMLCVVLDEAALRREIGGQEVMRAQLEHLLSFGSEPWVQIQVLPNTVGEHPGLLGSFTLLRFEKDPDLFYCESYDSGHMTVNSHVIRERSFGYARLQAMAASPKESAELIARVMEERYGPGAVA
- a CDS encoding LysR family transcriptional regulator, coding for MSIELRHLRCFLAIAEETSLTRAAARLHLTQPAVSRTLAALEQHLGARLVDRSTHHLALTAEGRAFQDRAAAALAAFDAAVDPARLRHRPLRLGHAWSAFGPYTTPLLRRWRRTHPETPLELLRIDDRTAGLARGEVDAALLRGAVDAPGLVTEELATEDRVAALPDDHPLADRPRLTLGDLADETVVLNTVSGTTTLSLWPATARPAATLTVANTDDWLTAIAAGRGIGVSSASTAALHPHPGVTYRPLPDAPPLPVVLAWRDAFPHPATGALVAMAREIVSGE
- a CDS encoding DMT family transporter, whose translation is MNSQNTYTRGVLLCLLATVSWGAMFPLMDSTLQHIDPFTFTVMRYTIAGAMFLVFLRMREGRAGLRLKGERIGLAWLFGTAGFAGFQFLVFFGQDLIGARGALNASIMMATMPMMGFLVNWVLKKVVPPKFSLVFIAMSFVGTILVVSDGDIGSLIADPKTAGADALLLFAALCWVVYTSGASYFPTWSPIKYTAITTVLGLASAAVITAIILAAGGVPVPTAGAVGSILPQLAYMSVIAGFVGVLGWNFGNRYLGPLNGVLFMDVVPITAFVISALTGVVPAGMQIVGASLTAAALVFNNLYLRRVAAKAAAAAPAPTPTPVVASGSGSGTASGSASGTSSASAPAPVGSGSRS
- a CDS encoding class I adenylate-forming enzyme family protein, giving the protein MIKIADIRKHAARWPQRVAVVDGETRMTWASFADKVSRVACAIQDLLPEARPARAVFLAENSWELVVSMAAVSSLGIPCVGLDYTAGPVATTAALDQLEPTVVITSKAHRALVEECGWPGGRDILDIFIDSEPVGLPDGQTVSVSFTDLLVSAPGEPQPVEQPFEAFSFTSGTSGVPKMVVRRTSFEARRFADLVDQYAFDEEDVHLVTVPLYHASGPGWARIFLTLGGTVVLGPHDDAGELIRIIQDEGVSTTLMVPPVLARVVAHPNSEHLHKTSRLHFVLSGGRHLNRWVINNAWDRLGPVLHLYYGTTETGVNVMIGPEELHVAPCRSGRPMPGNTVVVLDADNKPLPKGSRGRVAIASYQLMDSYATSEPDFMTLDYGGRTQRFLLTGDSGLVDEAGRLELTGRNDGVAKAEAGKPLDVNIFGLEADLMDLPCVRETAVLRTSLPGVGEVLVVPFTPVAPERQESGYRAVSAACARRVPCLPAYVVPVDAIPYSPTGKVRAAQLLESVLPLLDIRPADSREPEPAGV